GGCGAGAGCCAGTACTACGGCAAGACCGAGGAGCACCTGGAGTCTTACACTCAGAACTATCAGAAGTTGCATCCGGATGTTCCTGTTCCTGAGGTCGCCCAGTCTCAGATCGACGACACAGCGGTGGTGGCCATCCAGGGGAAGTCACATGACCGGTATCCGTGTTTCGATGGCTTGATCACTCCTTCGATCTCGTACACACGGCTTCGGGCTACCAACCCGAGCCAGTTAGAGAGTACGATGTCGATGATGATAGCCGTGCATGTGGCAGTCGTGCCATACTTTTATGTTCATGAATGTTTCATGTCTTGCACTACTTATATGTTCATGAACTTTCGCCGGTGATGATCTTTAGATGATGAACTTGACTATGTTTAaatgatgatgatgaacttgaGTATGTTTAGATGATGAACTGTTATATTTCTGCATAATCCCATATTATTCTGCTTTGAAATGCTGTCAAATGAATTGAAAAAGAGAAAACAGGGAAAAAAACTATGACTATggcaaagccgtcggcatagtcGACGGCGCCGTCTGTTGCCGTTAGGCGAAAACACTGCCGACGGCTGACGctcggccgtcggcatagaccccTATGCCGACGGTCTGACAAGACTACGCTGACGTGATCTACGCCGACGgggctatgccgacggcagcCGTAGGCATAGATCTATGCCGACGGGAAAtgacctatgccgacggcccagggccgtcggcataggccgcGAATCCGGTAGTGATGGGCCCATGGCTCGGCCCACCAGACAGGCCGTGGCGAAGGAGTGCGGGAGGATCCACGGCCTCAGCGGGGAGGCCGACGGAGCAGGAGCTTCACGTGCGCCAGCAGCTATGACACCGAGTCCGCCTCGCTTGCCGGCGGCATCCCGGTCGCCTGGCTGAACTTGCATGGCGTCCTTCTACTGGCGGCAGGCACATTGGCTGTCAAGTTGGACGGCTAGAAGTTGTCCTCTGACCAGCACACGCGTCCGGTCTGGAGGAGCACCACTGCGTCCTCCATTAAGCCGAGATGGAAGCAAGCCTGGCCCAAAACCAAGTACCTGCACACGAATGAATTGGCAATGGCAATCGGCACTGCTTGTTAAACTCACAAAACGGTAGGGGGTATCTGCAAATGTTCAACAGTTGACTGGCCCGGTCCAACTGGCACCACTTGACTACGTGTGATTGGCTCAGGACTAAACTTGCACATCTAAGACAAGTTTTAGGATCAAATAGTTGCCTTTTGCAAGTTGTAGGATCAAATCATCACATCCTAGACAAGTTCTAGGACGTGCGGTGCTATTACCTCAATAATTTGGTTTATTGTCGATCTATAGCCTGTATGATGATGGCAGCCGCTGGCCTTTTTGCTTCCCCAACTTGCCTCCCTCTGCTTGTCTCATCCTGCCTTATGTTCGCCCGAACGCCGGCGGCAAGCGTTCAATTGCAGATTGACAGCGGCAAGCACATAACTGCTGTTCAATTTCGAGGTAGTAAGATCACATCGGCACATCTTCCCCTCTTGTGCATGTTCTATCTAGTCCAGTATGGTAAAAAATTTGCCCTAGTTTTCTAATTGTTTTGCTTATGGACCTTGATTGATCTAGGCTATGGAACGGTATTTGATGCGGGCTCGCCAAGGTCACTCGTTAGACGTAAAATATATCAATTGTCGCAGCAAAGTAATCTCCTGAAGTCTTCCATTCAGAGAGAGATTGATTTAGATGAATTGCCTTATGATGCGACTCATCAGAAGAGAATTTAAGAGTACACACAAAATCCTAAGAAGCAAGTTGATATTTTAACAAGGGGATTTTACAGGCCACCATCTAAATTTTTTTATCCACATAGGGCACTGGAGATACTTGCATTGATAATGTGCGAGCAAATGAAAAGTTTGCCAATTTAGATGAGATTGCTGATCTTGCTACGTTAATGATCCAGACAAATACGCATGTTACTTTTCCTTTGGTCTATCAATTCTAAAGCTAGTATTAGTATTGCCAGTTATGAATATTGTCAATGAAAAGTTGTATCATAAAATGGGTGATCAGTTCATGAGTAATTGTCTAATTTTCGTGTGGAAAAAGTCATGTTTTCTACCATTAGTAACGGTGATATGTTTGAATGAAAGATCAAAAAGGGATGTCCCGAAATGTGAGTGACTTCACATGATTCTTTCGCATGATGATACTTTTATTTAAAACTTGTCAAACTAACTTATTATTTGTTGGTTTTTATATAAAGTGGAGCGAAACACTTTGTCGAGGAACTAACTTGTTGTTTTATTTAATGTTCCTAGGAAGAAGAGAAGCTGCATTTGAAGCCAAGAAGTTATTTCAGTATTACCCATTTGATTTTATAATTTCATCCAATTGGTATATCTCACACTCTTCAATTTTAATGTAACAAGTATTTGTTATAAGGGAtatcatattcctattcatcatgGTTTCTATGATAGTTATAATCTTGTTGTGATATGGCGTAAAATTGGACTTAGTTCAGTACCAAGTTTTCACAACTAGTCAATGAGTGAACCCAATGGCTAAATTTTCTGACTACGCCCCTGTTACTGGGCGTTGtagtggttggtcccatatgtatGTCAATCAAAGAATGTTGACGTGACAGGTGTGTTGTGATGGATAGGCTGCATGTTTAGATAAATCATGCAGTGGGGATGAATTTCTTGGGTATATAGGATGTCAGTCTTTACTTTTATTTACCTACTCTATACAAAAGAAGTATGGACACACAGAATTCAGATGGAATCTGTAACGGGCGCTAGTATTGCAAGAAACTGGACGAACAGAGGGAAGAAACTTTACCCCTATGACAACGCCAGGTTTCCCTATATATATACTGGAAAAACGATCCGGCCGGACGACGCGCTTTCACGACAGAGAATGTCAATGGTTTGGTGGCGTTGCCGGTTCAGCCCCTTGTTTTTTAAACTACAATTTTCAATTTTACTTTTCCCTCTCTGATCGCTACAGGTCTCAAGAATcccctcatcatcatcatcaaaaacaaatagtCTCCAACATCCCCAGCGGTACAACCGTAGCCCTCAATCCCCTTCCTCCACTTCGGCTGCCATGGACTCCATCCCCATCCCGGACGTCCTCTTGGAGGAGATCTTTCTCCGCCTGCCCGCCCCGGACACGCTCGTCCGCGCCTCTGCCACCTGCACCACCTTCTGCCGCGTCATCAAAGGTCGCGCCTTCCGCCGCCGCTTCCACGCGCTACACCGGCCTCCCCTCCTTGGCTTCATGGACGCCGCCGGATTCCACCCTGCCGAGGCACCGCACCCCTCCGCcccgctcgccggcgccctcaCCCCCTGCGCTGCCGATTTCTCCTTCGTCCCGGCCGTTGTTTCTTCATCCTCTTACTACAAGAAAGATGACGGGAAAGGCCCCCGCTGGCGCCCCCGCGACGTCCGTGGCGGCCGCGTCCTCCTAGACTGGATCTCCCTCCACCCCCGCTTCATCAAGAGCTGGAGCTATCACTACGGCTCCGACATAAGCATCCTCGTGGACATCAGCGACGTCCTTGGGAGGGGACCCCACCACACGTGGACCAAACGGGACATGTGCAACGCCGCTGACTTCCACCTCGCTGTCTGCGATCCGCTGTCCCGCGGATTCATGCTGCTTCCAACAATACCCGAGGACCTCGCCGCCCTGCCGCAAGACCGCCTTGGGGCATTCGAGCCCGTGCTCGCTCCGGCAACCGGCGACGAGCCCTTCAAGGTGATATGTGTGGCAAGATACGAGACAAAGCTCGTCATCTTTGTGTTCCCGTCCACAACTATGCAATGGTGTATGGTTGAGTCCCCTGTCGTCCCTTCTTGGCACGTCATGTCCTGTTTTGACTGCGTGGGCAGCTGCTTCTACTGGACAGACCGTTATGACTGGACTGACCATTTGATGGTGCTGGACACACGTACTTTGAGGTTTTCAACTGTCAATTTTCTCACTGGCTACCATATGGAGCTCAGAGATGCTGACCTGAGCATTGGTCATGATTGGCGTCCGAATGCAGTTGTTGTGGGTAGTGAAGGAGCCATTGAGATGTTTTCTCTTGTCCCTCAGCACGGGTCCTTTGCTCTCCATCATACCTCTCTGCAGCCTGGGCAGGATAGTACTCATGAATGGAAGCTGGAGAAGATCGTACAGCTACCTAGGCAGGGTCATGGCTATTCCATTTCCACAGTGGGTGCGGCCGAGGGATTCTTGTTCTTCCAAGACATTCCTGCTGGCCATGAGCTTGAGAATTTTGATTGTTATTCAATGGAGGTCAAAACATATGAGATTATCAAGGTCTGTACAAAGGATTTCTTTGACAGTGCACGAGCTCATCCCTACTTTAGCTTCCCACCGGTGTTATCGGAACCAACTGTTTGATCAACTGGTAAGCctaattattttattttatgttgcCATTGGGTCCACGCTGTACTTGTTCTACTCACATGATTATGTAGAAAGCTAATTATTCGTTCTATTGGGCTTGATTACCTTGTCAAACTAGTTTGGAGATGTCGCTAATCCACGGTTTGTCTCTGCATGCTTGTTTAATAATTGTATGTGATTGAGAAGGTTAATGAAAATAAAGAAAATCGCATACTCcttcattttcatgatgtagtgCATACAAATTTTCTACAAGTCAAACTTTACAAATTCTGACCAAAAGTTTATAAATAGaactatttatatctacaatacctaATATATACAATATGAAAGTATGTATTTTGATGTAGTATATAATGATATGTATTTGGATTTTAGATGTATATGTTTTCTCTACAAACTTAGTCAAAGTTTgtaaagtttgactttaaaaaaaatctATACGCATTACATTGTGGAACGGATGGAGTACGATTTTGGAATCTAATTCTTATCGCTCCATATCTTACGATAGAAAATGGCTTTCACGCTTGCACCTTCATATGGCACATCTTTAGTCGTACTTAGCACTAACATATCATTCATTCAATTGAATGATGATGTTCAAGACAAGAATGTTGCATAAGCAGTAATTTGATGTATGCAGGTGTTGAGTCTTCTATTTATGAGTACCATTTACGAATAAGCAGCTTCTGCGCCTCTATTCTTAAGGTGTATAATATACGTCGAAATTTAGCACATGCCTCCTTCCAAAGGAAAATGGGGAGTAGTAAAGATTCCTGTTGCACCAACTACAGTTTATTCAAATTTCTTACCGTATACATGTATGCAGATCTGAAGTCACTCGCTACTTGCTCATTGGTCTTGCTTTGGGCCATACATGGAGTTGGATGGCGGATGTTCAGGATGGCGGAGATGTAGTTTGATATGTCTGTATTAAGCAAGATGTTTGTGTTGGAAGATTGGCCGATTGTGCTGACTTTGGTTATGTTAGTCTAGATGGTTTGTCGGTAATTGGGAGTACTAGAGTTTCTCTGTATGAGTGGATGTGTTGGTTAATTTCTTATATTAAAATGCTTGTGATGAGTTCATCTGTAATGCCTGCCAAATTCTGGATGAGCTGCTGTAGTTCAGTTTCTTGAGCACTGAATATGGATGTTTTTGTTAGCACTGTGCAAAACTACAATAGCCTGATGCATACAACCTGATGTTTTTGTTCTTTGGGCGAAGCGCGGCGGCTAGCGGCATGCGAGAATGCTCAAGGAAGCCCCGGCGAGTCATGGAAACTGCAGAATGCTCAAGGAAGCCCCGGCAAGTCATGGAAACTGCAGAGTCGAGTGTCGCCTCAATGTGTGCGTGCGCGTTGATGGATTGTGTGATGCCCAGCCGATAGACGATGGTGGATGCCTAGGGATAACTGCAAATTCTCATGAAGCAACCTCAACCATTTAATAGAGGCGAAGATGTTCTgtcttttgatgagatgataaTTGTTGTTTTGTGTGGAGGTTGACTTTGATGATGCGACTACAGATGTGCAAAGacatcgcgccttagcaatcgctaaaccaactccgagaggttatttagcacgatcaacctgactaCGAGGGTCTAtttggtcgttggacacaaacgaaggaCGCACAAACCGACCCTCACCCTCCTCCGTCCtggaggcccatttatatttttctttattttctaGCCTTCAATAGGTGCATGAGGTAGGATTTGAACTACATACCTCTTCGTTTACTTCCACCCGTTGTAACCAACTGGGACAACTCACTTGTTGTACTTAGTTACTTCTTTTATCCTTCTTGTTGTGCATCTTCTCATtccattttttttcctttttttcttccgTTTATTTGCtttttatttcataattttttccttttatcttttctttttcatttgctTAAATTCGTCAAAGTTTTCCAAAATTCGTGACTTATTTTTGAATAAGTGAACTTTTCTAAATAAATAAATGTTTTCACTTTCacaaacttttttcaaattgtcaaattcatgaaaattttaaaattgatgaactttttttaatttcatgaactttttcaaatctGTGAATTTTTTTATCAAATCCACAAAAAAGTCAAATCGATGAATTTTTTCCAAATTCGCAAACTTGTTGTCACATTCATGTACTTTtttcaaattaatgaactttttTAAACCTGTGAACTTTTCTTTAATTCATTAATATCATTTTGAATTGTAGAAACTGGCAACCGTGTAACTAGACTGCCGAAGTGGGACTAAAACCACGAACGGCACATAGTGCTTCCTAGAGGTACTTACATGCAGACTGCAACAAAAGTGCCAAAACAAGTGTATACCTCGCATGCAAGTGATCAGCTTGGCCAATGGAATTGACGTCCCTGCCGCATGCGTGTTGGTTGTTACATGTGGCAGATAACTACAATAGCAACAAAAAAAAATGGTTTTCTTGGGTTTGCTATCGGTTCGGTCTTCGCCTCTTAGGTTTGTCAGTTTTTATGCCCACCTCTAGCTCCAAGgttgaaaaaagttcacaaaattgaaaaagttcatcgatttgaaaaaaaaaaagttcgtgaaattgaaaagttcaacgatttgaaaaaaaagttcatgaatttggaaaaaaatcatgaattaaTACTTTTTTCATAGGAGAGTGCCTGATTGGGTCGGTCCATTGTGGCGTGCGGAAACaagaaaaaatataaaaatatatttttaagTACATGTTAAATTATGAATTTTAATACCTtttccctcaaacattgcatgaatGCATACCATGGTTATGCCCACCTGAAGGCAAAAGTTGAGCTCATTTCATGAATGTCCAAAAAAACTAGCAAGTCCAATGGGGGGTGTTCGAGTAGGCCATAATGCTCCATCTTAGAGCATGCTATTTCGCGGCATCCTTTAAATGGCACTAATTTTTTCCATGGCCTTGTATGACCAATTCAAGGCACCATACCAAGTTGTTTGACTTCTCAACAATTCTTGTATTTTCAGGAGTTTTCTCGGTGAAAAATGGCCGATAATCGTCGGACGTTGCACAACTTGCATGCGTTGTCGAAATTCGTTCAAACCTCACATGGATACCTATGATGTGCATGCCCACCTACTGGAAAATTTTGGGGTCATTTCATGCATGTCCAAAAATAGACCATGTTCAACGGAGGGTGTTCGGGTGCTAAAAGGCTCCGTTTGATAGCACGGTTTTTTTCAGCATCCATCAAATGACCCCAAATTTGATGTGCTTATGTGACCAATTgaaggcaccatgccaagttgtttTGATTTTTTGACAAATTTTGCATTTTTCAGGAGTTTTCTTGGTCAAAAAAGGCCGATAAATGATCGGGCGTGTCGCAACTTGCATAGTGTGTCGAAAGTCATTCAAACCTGCCATGGATGCTTACCATGGCCATGCCCACCTGCTTGCAAAAGTTGGGGTCACTTGAAAGATGTCCAAATATAGACCATGATCAATGGAGAGTGTTTGGGTTGGCGAAAAGGCTACCTCTGAGAGCACGTTGTTTCTCGATGTCCTTCAAATGGACCCAAAAAGTTTTCACCAGCTTCTACGACTAATTaaaggcaccatgccaagttaTTTGAGTTTTCGACAATTGTTGCATTTTCTGGAGTTTTCACGATGAAaatgcccggacgtgacgcaacctGCATATAGTGTCAGAATTCGTTCAAACCCGGAATGGATGTCTACCATTGTCATGCCAACCTACTGGAAAAGTTTGGGTTATTTCATGCATGTCCAAAAATAGACCATGTTCAATGGCTGATATTTGGGTAGGCCATAAGGGTTCGTTTGAGGGCATGTTTTTTGGCATCCGCCTAATGACCCCAATTGTTCCATGAGCTTATATGACCAATTTAAGGCACCATGCCAATTGGTTTTGGTTTTCGACAAATTTTCCATTTACTGGAGTTTTCTCGATAAAAAAGGCGGCTAAATGATCGGACGTGTCACAACTTTCATGTCGTGTTGGAAATCGTCCAAACCTGGCATTGATTCCTACCATGGGCATGCCCACCTGCTTGCAAAAGTTTGGGTCATTTTAATAATGTCCAAAACTAGACAATGTTCAACGGAGGGTGTCTGGGTAGGGCCAGTAGACTCTGTCTGACAACACATTGTTTCTTGACATCCTTGAAATGGCCCCAAATTTGGTTCATGATCTTCTATGGCCAATTCATGGCACCATGCCAATTTGTTTTGGTTTTGCATAAACTTTCAATTTTCCAGAGTTTTCTCCGTTAAAAAAGACCGATAAATGGTCGGACGTGTCACAACCTGCATATAGTGTCGGAAATCGTTTAAACCTAGCATCCGTCAAATGACCCCAAAATTTCCCACCAATTTCTATGACCAATTCAAGGAATCATTCCAAGTTGTTCGAGTTTTCGACAATTCTTACGTTTTCTGGAGTTTCCTACCATGGATGCCTCATATGTGTGTGCCAGGCTACTGCAAGAATTGAGGTCAATTATCCGTAATCCAAGAAAAACACCAGTTTAGAGCAGTGTGCTAGACTACGCTAGACAGGTGCGTCCATGAGCATGTAGTTTTTTCTTATTTAAATGCGTATATTATTTGCAATTTCCATCATTATCAATCAACACgaacatttccttatatcataacCATTCCTCAAAATTTGTAAACAAGTTTGTAATTTTCAGTTGTGTATGAAAACTTAAAAAATTTGAACAGTTTTTTCCAAAAATGTTAACAAATTCCCAACAATTGATATTGAACAAAAATTGCAAACCACGtacttttttaaaaaattatcAAATTTTTAAACACAAACATTTCTTATTTTTGTgaacaaaaaaattcaaaaataggcACTTTATTGAACAGTTTTTATAGTTGTAACAATAACTGAAAACAAGAAGATGTTTTGGTATTCCAAACGATTTTCTAAATTTTTAACAGGTTTCAAAATGAATAATAAAGTTCAAAAATAAGAGAAATGAActaacaaaaaaaataaaaaaatagaacAGAAAAAAATGCTTAGCCCTTGGCCCAACTAGGGGACCGCATTGCTCCCATCGGGCGCCTGTTGGGCTGGCCCAAGTGTTCGCatatttgaaaaagttcatcaattttgaaataCAAATGTTCATGACCTTTTTAGAAAAATTGcaggattttatttttttataaaatttTAAAAAGGTTTGCTGATTTGAGAAAATTTGCATTTGTGAAAAAAATTCaggaatttgaaaaaaaaaattcacATATTTAAGAAAATTTTCACGAGTTTGAAAATTTCACAGATTAAGGAAAAAAGTTCAGGATTTTATAAACAGCTCACAAATTTcgaaaaagaaaagtaaaaatGAAAAAAAGTGAAAGAAAGAGAACATATAACAGAAGGAAAAGCAGAGAAACAATG
This sequence is a window from Aegilops tauschii subsp. strangulata cultivar AL8/78 chromosome 7, Aet v6.0, whole genome shotgun sequence. Protein-coding genes within it:
- the LOC109768363 gene encoding uncharacterized protein, which codes for MDSIPIPDVLLEEIFLRLPAPDTLVRASATCTTFCRVIKGRAFRRRFHALHRPPLLGFMDAAGFHPAEAPHPSAPLAGALTPCAADFSFVPAVVSSSSYYKKDDGKGPRWRPRDVRGGRVLLDWISLHPRFIKSWSYHYGSDISILVDISDVLGRGPHHTWTKRDMCNAADFHLAVCDPLSRGFMLLPTIPEDLAALPQDRLGAFEPVLAPATGDEPFKVICVARYETKLVIFVFPSTTMQWCMVESPVVPSWHVMSCFDCVGSCFYWTDRYDWTDHLMVLDTRTLRFSTVNFLTGYHMELRDADLSIGHDWRPNAVVVGSEGAIEMFSLVPQHGSFALHHTSLQPGQDSTHEWKLEKIVQLPRQGHGYSISTVGAAEGFLFFQDIPAGHELENFDCYSMEVKTYEIIKVCTKDFFDSARAHPYFSFPPVLSEPTV